In one window of Blattabacterium sp. (Cryptocercus punctulatus) str. Cpu DNA:
- a CDS encoding ribonucleoside-diphosphate reductase subunit alpha has translation METHPIAEKKGWKVGKDLPVWANNELYLTTIKGGYLLDGETPFEGYKRLAINAAKILKKPNMEEKFFKILWRGWLIPSTPVMVNLGTKKGLPISCFSGRIGDSMYEIYRKNLEMAILSKHGGGTSYDFSIVRPIGSPIKNGALGYSDGIIPFIKSYDSTIIASKQGSTRRGAVAIYLNIEHKEYPEFLKIREPKGDINRQCHNLHQGAIISNSFMDKVLKKNGQERLLWINTLKERVKTGEPYLFFKDNANKNIPDNWKKYGLKIHHSNLCSEIMLPTDESHTLVCCLSSLNLYKYVEWKNTNTVFYAILFLDSVLQEFINKGKNIRGIEDSVRFAEKSRALGLGALGWHSYLQSKMIPFISVKSEILIHKIFRNIQVESQKATQYLAKEYGESEWNIGTGRRNLTLMAIAPNRSSSKLAGGLSQGIEPLAANIYVDDDSKGMHIRKNPYLEKILKKNGYNIPEIWEKIANEKGSCLNLTALSEKEKNVFLCFKEINQLELIKQAGIRQKYLDQGQSLNLAFHQNTPAKFINKVHLNAWKIGLKSLYYYRSESILRAECCRLYE, from the coding sequence ATGGAAACACACCCTATTGCAGAAAAAAAAGGATGGAAAGTAGGAAAAGATTTACCAGTATGGGCTAATAATGAACTGTATTTAACTACAATTAAAGGTGGATATTTATTAGATGGAGAAACTCCTTTTGAAGGATATAAAAGGTTGGCTATCAATGCTGCAAAAATTCTTAAAAAACCAAATATGGAAGAAAAATTTTTTAAAATTCTATGGAGAGGATGGCTCATTCCTTCCACTCCAGTTATGGTTAATTTAGGAACAAAAAAAGGATTGCCTATTAGTTGTTTTTCTGGACGGATTGGTGATAGTATGTATGAGATATATAGAAAAAATTTAGAAATGGCTATTTTAAGTAAACATGGAGGAGGAACTTCTTATGATTTTAGTATAGTTAGACCTATTGGAAGTCCTATAAAAAATGGAGCATTAGGATATTCGGATGGGATTATTCCTTTTATTAAATCATACGATAGTACTATTATTGCTAGTAAACAAGGAAGTACAAGAAGAGGAGCTGTAGCTATTTATCTAAACATAGAACACAAAGAATATCCAGAATTTTTAAAAATAAGAGAACCTAAAGGGGATATTAATCGACAATGTCATAATCTTCATCAGGGAGCAATTATTTCTAATTCTTTTATGGATAAAGTTTTAAAAAAAAATGGACAAGAAAGATTATTATGGATCAATACCCTTAAAGAACGTGTAAAAACGGGAGAACCATATCTTTTTTTTAAAGATAATGCTAATAAAAATATACCGGATAATTGGAAAAAATATGGATTAAAAATACATCATAGCAATCTTTGTTCAGAAATTATGTTACCTACAGATGAAAGTCATACTCTTGTATGTTGTCTTTCTTCATTAAATTTATATAAATATGTAGAATGGAAAAATACTAATACCGTTTTTTATGCCATTTTATTTCTTGATTCTGTTTTACAAGAATTTATTAATAAAGGAAAAAATATTCGGGGGATAGAAGATTCTGTTCGTTTTGCTGAAAAAAGTAGAGCCTTAGGATTGGGGGCTTTAGGTTGGCATTCTTATTTACAATCTAAAATGATTCCTTTTATTTCCGTAAAATCTGAAATATTAATTCATAAAATATTTAGAAATATACAAGTAGAATCTCAAAAAGCGACTCAATATTTGGCAAAAGAATACGGAGAATCCGAATGGAATATAGGAACAGGAAGAAGAAATTTAACTTTGATGGCAATTGCACCCAATAGAAGTTCTTCTAAATTAGCGGGTGGATTATCTCAAGGGATAGAACCTTTAGCTGCAAATATATATGTAGATGATGATTCAAAAGGGATGCATATTCGTAAAAATCCTTATTTGGAAAAAATTCTTAAAAAAAATGGATATAATATTCCAGAAATTTGGGAAAAAATTGCTAATGAAAAGGGATCTTGTCTTAACTTAACGGCTCTTAGTGAAAAAGAAAAAAATGTATTTTTATGTTTTAAAGAAATTAATCAATTGGAATTAATAAAACAAGCAGGTATACGACAAAAATATCTTGATCAAGGTCAAAGTCTTAATCTTGCTTTTCATCAAAATACACCAGCAAAATTTATTAATAAAGTTCATCTTAATGCGTGGAAAATTGGATTAAAAAGTCTCTATTATTATAGAAGTGAAAGTATACTACGTGCAGAATGTTGTAGGTTATACGAATAA
- a CDS encoding polyprenyl synthetase family protein has protein sequence MKKILEKVKISIKKEMKIFEKQFINIIQSKVSIVNRITHYITNRKGKQIRPMFVFLIAKMLGNIQKKTYHTASLIELIHTATLIHDDVIDNSNLRRGTFSINAIWKNKIAVLIGDYLLSKSLLLARNNNYHDLLKIICRTIKDMSEGELLQMEKTKKLDINEKIYNQIIYHKTASLIAASCEGGARSVNADEKTALKMKKFGGFTGIAFQIKDDLFDYEESHENLIGKPIGMDLRERKITLPLIYAIQKSSQKNQEWILNSINNYDEKKRNQIIDYVKENGGIEYAKKKMIKFRNNALKILDHYPKSTIKEALKTMVNFIIERNI, from the coding sequence ATGAAAAAAATCCTTGAAAAGGTGAAAATTTCCATCAAAAAAGAAATGAAAATTTTCGAAAAACAATTCATTAATATTATACAAAGCAAGGTATCTATTGTTAATAGAATTACACATTATATTACTAATAGAAAAGGAAAACAAATTCGTCCTATGTTTGTTTTTTTAATTGCAAAAATGTTAGGAAATATACAAAAAAAAACATACCATACTGCATCTTTAATTGAGTTAATCCATACTGCTACTCTTATCCATGATGATGTTATAGATAATAGTAATCTTCGTCGTGGAACTTTTTCTATCAATGCTATATGGAAAAATAAAATAGCTGTTTTAATAGGAGATTATTTACTTTCTAAAAGTCTTTTATTAGCTAGAAATAATAATTATCATGATCTTCTTAAAATTATTTGTAGAACTATTAAAGATATGAGTGAAGGAGAATTATTACAAATGGAGAAAACTAAAAAATTAGACATTAATGAAAAAATTTATAATCAAATTATTTATCATAAAACAGCTAGTCTAATTGCAGCATCTTGTGAAGGAGGAGCACGTTCAGTAAATGCAGATGAAAAAACGGCTTTAAAAATGAAAAAATTTGGAGGATTTACTGGCATCGCTTTTCAAATAAAAGATGATTTATTTGATTATGAAGAATCTCATGAAAATTTAATTGGAAAACCTATTGGAATGGATTTAAGAGAAAGAAAAATTACACTTCCACTTATTTATGCTATTCAAAAATCTTCTCAAAAAAATCAAGAATGGATATTAAATTCTATAAATAATTATGATGAAAAAAAAAGAAATCAAATTATTGATTATGTTAAGGAAAATGGAGGGATAGAATATGCTAAAAAAAAAATGATAAAATTTCGTAATAATGCATTAAAAATATTAGATCACTATCCCAAAAGTACAATTAAAGAAGCATTAAAAACAATGGTTAATTTTATTATTGAAAGAAATATATAG
- the rsmI gene encoding 16S rRNA (cytidine(1402)-2'-O)-methyltransferase has protein sequence MLYIVPTPIGNLEDFTFRSLRILNEVDLILVENYKVSKKLLNFYNIKTPIKNYHIYNEHKIIPSILEKIKEGKKLALISNAGTPSISDPGFLLIRSCIKNSISIECLPGPTSIIPALVISGLSINEFTFIGFLPKKKRKIKLEKLSIENRTLLLYESPHRLLRTLNDLKYFFGLERNIVICKEISKIFQKTLRGNIKEMILYYNNIQKILGEYILIIDKKK, from the coding sequence ATGTTGTATATCGTACCTACTCCTATAGGAAATTTAGAAGATTTTACTTTCAGAAGTTTACGAATATTAAATGAAGTAGATTTGATTTTGGTAGAAAATTATAAAGTTTCAAAAAAATTGTTAAATTTTTATAATATTAAAACGCCTATAAAAAATTATCATATTTATAATGAACATAAAATAATTCCTTCAATTTTAGAAAAAATAAAAGAGGGAAAAAAATTAGCATTAATTTCTAATGCTGGTACTCCTAGTATATCTGACCCTGGTTTTTTATTGATTAGATCTTGTATTAAAAATTCAATTTCTATAGAATGCTTACCAGGTCCAACCTCAATTATTCCAGCATTAGTAATTTCAGGTCTTTCTATTAATGAATTTACATTTATTGGATTTTTACCAAAAAAAAAAAGAAAAATAAAACTAGAAAAATTATCGATAGAAAATAGGACTCTTTTATTATATGAATCTCCTCATAGATTACTACGTACTTTAAACGATTTAAAATATTTTTTTGGATTGGAAAGAAATATCGTTATATGTAAGGAAATATCTAAAATTTTTCAAAAAACATTAAGAGGGAATATTAAGGAAATGATTTTATATTATAACAATATACAAAAAATATTGGGAGAATATATTCTTATTATTGATAAAAAGAAATAA
- the rpsA gene encoding 30S ribosomal protein S1: MSNQTEETKKKPTHSSDRINSSDRNIKLKYQEKEKSFDWTKYETHLNNEIKEERKKWEKIYEETLPDIHELEIYKGIVTNIMDNHVIVDIGFKAEGSIPIREFKENLNFEVGSNMEVMIVKMDYKGQCILSYQKAKTLRNWQKINQAYTKEEVILGYVAARTKGGLIVEIFEIECFLPGSHINVKPVRDYDTYVGKTMEVKVVKINKKTKNVVVSHKVLIERDIEEQRKEMISKLDKGQVLEGKIKNILPYGAFVDLGGVDALLHITDMSWHHINHPTEVVQLEQELKFVVLGVDKDKNRVQLGLKQLLPHPWNSLDEKLKVGSKVKGKVSVLADYGAFVEIIPGVEALLHISEMSWSSDLSSTQDFVQIGDELEAIILTIDRQERKMSLSIKQLTSDPWINIHNKYPIGSKHMGLIRKFTNFGVFLELEKGISGIIYTKDLSWIKKIKHPSEFCNINDQLEVIILFLDFQTRKLNLGHKQLTENPWDKYEKIYYVGSIHNGMIENLLDKGASIQFSDQEIEAFAPLRSLEKKDGSILKKGEKINFKVVDLNKETKKIVVSHTAIYRDRDQKKEKRIRNRKFEKSTLGDIVGLAKLKEKIEKEKK, from the coding sequence ATGTCTAATCAAACAGAAGAAACTAAAAAAAAACCTACTCATTCATCTGATAGGATCAATAGTAGTGATAGAAACATAAAATTGAAATATCAGGAAAAAGAAAAAAGTTTCGATTGGACAAAATACGAAACTCATTTAAATAATGAGATAAAAGAAGAAAGAAAAAAGTGGGAAAAAATATATGAAGAAACTTTGCCAGATATCCATGAATTGGAAATATATAAGGGAATTGTTACAAATATTATGGATAATCATGTTATTGTAGATATAGGATTCAAAGCGGAGGGGTCAATTCCAATTAGAGAATTTAAAGAAAATTTGAATTTTGAAGTAGGAAGTAATATGGAAGTTATGATTGTTAAAATGGATTATAAAGGGCAATGTATTCTTTCCTATCAAAAAGCAAAAACGTTAAGAAATTGGCAAAAAATTAATCAAGCATATACAAAAGAAGAAGTTATTTTAGGTTATGTAGCTGCTAGAACTAAAGGGGGCTTAATTGTAGAAATTTTTGAGATTGAATGTTTTTTACCAGGATCGCATATTAATGTTAAACCTGTTCGAGATTATGATACTTATGTTGGGAAAACAATGGAGGTAAAAGTAGTTAAAATTAATAAAAAAACAAAAAATGTTGTCGTATCCCATAAAGTTTTAATAGAAAGAGATATTGAAGAGCAAAGAAAAGAAATGATTTCTAAATTAGATAAAGGTCAAGTTTTAGAAGGAAAAATAAAAAATATTCTTCCTTATGGTGCTTTTGTAGATCTAGGAGGAGTCGATGCTTTATTGCATATTACCGATATGAGCTGGCATCATATTAATCATCCTACAGAAGTAGTTCAATTAGAACAGGAATTAAAATTTGTTGTTTTAGGTGTAGATAAAGATAAAAATCGTGTACAACTAGGGTTAAAACAATTGCTACCTCATCCTTGGAATTCTTTGGATGAAAAATTAAAAGTAGGAAGTAAAGTAAAAGGTAAAGTTAGTGTTTTAGCTGATTATGGGGCGTTTGTAGAAATTATTCCAGGTGTAGAAGCTTTATTGCATATTAGTGAAATGTCTTGGTCCTCCGATTTGTCTTCTACACAAGATTTTGTACAAATAGGAGATGAATTAGAAGCTATTATATTGACTATAGATCGTCAAGAAAGAAAAATGTCTTTGAGTATAAAACAACTTACTTCAGATCCTTGGATCAATATTCATAATAAATATCCTATAGGATCAAAACATATGGGATTGATACGAAAATTTACTAATTTTGGAGTTTTTTTAGAATTGGAAAAAGGAATATCTGGAATTATTTATACAAAAGATCTTTCATGGATTAAAAAGATAAAACATCCTTCTGAATTTTGCAATATTAATGATCAATTAGAAGTAATTATTCTTTTTTTAGATTTTCAAACTAGAAAATTAAATTTAGGGCATAAACAATTAACGGAAAATCCATGGGATAAATATGAAAAAATTTATTATGTAGGGAGTATTCATAATGGAATGATAGAAAATTTATTGGATAAAGGAGCCTCTATTCAATTTAGTGATCAAGAAATAGAAGCATTTGCACCACTTCGTTCATTAGAAAAAAAAGATGGAAGTATTCTTAAAAAAGGAGAAAAAATTAATTTTAAAGTTGTCGATCTTAATAAAGAAACTAAAAAAATTGTAGTTTCTCATACAGCGATTTATCGTGATAGAGATCAAAAAAAAGAAAAACGTATAAGAAATAGAAAATTCGAAAAATCTACTCTTGGAGATATTGTCGGATTAGCTAAATTAAAAGAAAAAATAGAAAAAGAAAAAAAGTAA
- the queA gene encoding tRNA preQ1(34) S-adenosylmethionine ribosyltransferase-isomerase QueA — protein sequence MRTSDFNFEFPLNLLSYQPTQERDESRLMIIHRKNKNIEHKLFKDLYQYFEEGDTIILNNTKVFPAKLFGNKEKTEAKIEVFLLRELDIIDRTWDVLVDPARKVRVGNKLNFGSGLTGEVIDNTTSRGRILQLHFNGSHEELIKKIKELGKTPLPKYIKRLPEKSDEKRYQTIYAKIEGSVSAPTAGFHFSKHLLKILEIKGINLVEITLHLGLGSFLPVEVEDISKHKMDSEKCFIEKNVCSIINKTIKQKKRVCVVGTSSMRAIESSVSSSKYLNPFSGWTNKFIFPPYNFSIANSMITNFHMPKSTLLMMIAAFSGYELIMKAYKIAIKEKYRFYSYGDAMLIL from the coding sequence ATGAGAACTTCAGATTTTAATTTCGAATTTCCATTAAATCTTTTATCCTATCAACCAACCCAAGAAAGAGACGAATCTAGATTAATGATTATTCATAGAAAAAATAAGAATATTGAACATAAGTTATTCAAAGATTTATATCAATATTTTGAAGAAGGAGATACTATTATTCTCAACAATACAAAAGTTTTTCCAGCAAAATTATTTGGAAACAAAGAAAAAACAGAAGCAAAAATAGAAGTTTTTTTACTAAGAGAATTGGATATTATAGATCGTACTTGGGACGTATTAGTTGATCCTGCAAGAAAAGTAAGAGTCGGAAATAAATTAAATTTTGGAAGTGGATTAACAGGAGAAGTAATAGATAATACCACTTCTAGAGGAAGAATTTTACAACTTCATTTTAATGGATCACATGAAGAATTAATAAAAAAAATAAAAGAATTAGGAAAAACACCTTTACCAAAATATATTAAAAGATTACCAGAAAAAAGTGATGAAAAACGCTATCAAACTATTTATGCAAAAATTGAAGGATCTGTATCTGCTCCTACAGCTGGATTTCACTTTTCAAAACATTTATTAAAAATATTAGAAATAAAAGGAATAAATTTAGTAGAAATAACTTTACATCTTGGATTAGGTAGTTTTTTACCAGTCGAAGTAGAAGATATATCTAAACATAAGATGGATTCTGAAAAATGTTTTATAGAAAAAAATGTATGTAGTATTATTAATAAAACTATTAAACAAAAAAAACGTGTATGTGTTGTAGGTACTTCATCTATGCGTGCTATTGAAAGCTCTGTTTCTTCTAGTAAATATTTAAATCCTTTTTCAGGATGGACAAATAAATTTATATTTCCTCCTTATAATTTTAGTATAGCTAATTCAATGATTACCAATTTTCATATGCCAAAATCTACATTACTTATGATGATAGCAGCTTTTTCTGGATATGAATTAATCATGAAAGCTTATAAAATAGCTATAAAAGAAAAATACAGATTCTATTCCTACGGAGATGCTATGTTAATTTTATAA
- the topA gene encoding type I DNA topoisomerase — translation MNKNLVIVESPTKAHTIQMFLGKDFYVVSSYGHLIDLPEKKIGVNIKKNFQPDYVILSKKRKIVQNLKKLIKDYNIIWLASDEDREGEAIAYQIYKILNIPNEKIRRIVFHEITKKAIFDAINNPRFINYNLVYAQQARRILDRLVGFQLSPILWKKVNSGLSAGRVQSAAVRLIVEREQNIQNFIPIPGYQISGIFTYEKKMILHAKLEKKIEGEKKMKNILLSCIDASFLIKKIILKQEKKSPPPPFTTSTLQQESCKKLNYSISKTMFLAQKLYEKGYITYIRTDSTNLSKEILSKIKNYILFFYGEKYLSQKNFLSNRFSQEAHEAIHPTEIKKISLETLDLSQKRLYKLIWERTIIGQMSDCRFNIKNFYIQSSNLDNYFIYTNKTIKFEGFMKINKKNVSNENNKKKLLEIFKEGIFLHKKEIIAKQIFTKHLPRYNEATLVKNLEKLGIGRPSTYVPIISTIQKRNYINTQKIIKKTEIRESFILKKNVIIKKKDEIIEIEKNKFIPTEMGILITDFLKKNFQEIVDYNFTASLEKQFDNIAKGEVSWNKIIKNFYDEFHKKIEHVKKNVDKIHKIRFLGMDPRSNKKVFSKIARFGPIVQMGEFKDKEKPKFSPLLIHQKIDTISLQDALKLLELPKSLGLFEEYEILLKVNKYNIYIKHKNQSIPIEEKIFFDSLSLEKAINIILISRKKNS, via the coding sequence ATGAACAAAAATTTAGTAATTGTGGAGTCTCCTACTAAAGCTCATACTATACAAATGTTTCTTGGAAAAGATTTTTATGTAGTATCTAGTTATGGACATCTTATAGATCTTCCAGAAAAAAAAATAGGAGTTAATATAAAAAAAAATTTTCAACCTGATTATGTTATTTTATCTAAAAAAAGAAAAATAGTTCAAAATCTTAAAAAATTAATTAAAGATTATAATATAATATGGTTAGCTTCTGATGAGGATCGTGAAGGTGAAGCTATAGCTTATCAAATTTATAAAATATTAAATATCCCAAATGAAAAAATTCGAAGAATTGTTTTTCATGAAATAACAAAAAAAGCTATTTTTGATGCGATAAATAATCCTAGATTCATTAATTATAATTTAGTTTATGCACAACAAGCAAGACGTATTTTAGATAGATTAGTAGGATTTCAATTATCTCCTATTTTATGGAAAAAGGTTAATTCTGGTCTTTCTGCAGGAAGAGTACAATCTGCAGCAGTTAGATTGATAGTAGAACGTGAACAAAATATTCAAAATTTTATTCCTATTCCTGGATATCAAATATCTGGAATTTTTACTTACGAAAAAAAAATGATACTTCATGCTAAATTGGAAAAAAAAATAGAAGGAGAAAAAAAAATGAAAAATATTTTACTATCATGTATTGATGCAAGTTTTTTAATAAAAAAAATTATTCTTAAACAAGAAAAAAAAAGTCCTCCACCACCATTTACAACATCTACTTTACAACAAGAATCTTGTAAAAAATTAAATTATTCTATATCTAAAACTATGTTTTTAGCTCAAAAATTATATGAAAAAGGATATATAACATATATTCGTACAGATAGTACCAATTTATCTAAAGAAATTTTATCCAAAATAAAGAATTATATTCTTTTTTTTTATGGAGAAAAATATTTATCTCAAAAAAATTTTTTATCTAATAGATTTTCTCAAGAAGCTCACGAAGCAATACATCCTACAGAAATTAAAAAAATATCTTTAGAAACTTTAGACTTATCTCAAAAACGTCTTTATAAACTTATATGGGAACGAACTATAATCGGACAAATGTCTGATTGTCGATTTAATATAAAAAATTTTTATATCCAATCTTCAAATTTAGACAATTATTTTATTTACACAAATAAAACTATTAAATTCGAAGGTTTTATGAAAATAAATAAAAAAAATGTTTCTAACGAAAATAATAAAAAAAAATTATTAGAAATATTTAAAGAAGGAATTTTTTTACATAAAAAAGAAATCATAGCGAAACAAATTTTTACAAAACATTTACCAAGATATAATGAAGCTACTTTAGTAAAAAATTTAGAAAAATTAGGAATAGGTAGACCATCTACTTATGTTCCTATTATTTCTACTATACAAAAAAGAAATTATATAAATACACAAAAAATTATTAAAAAAACTGAGATTCGTGAATCTTTTATTTTAAAAAAAAATGTTATTATTAAAAAAAAAGATGAAATTATTGAAATAGAAAAAAATAAATTTATTCCTACAGAAATGGGAATTCTAATAACTGATTTTTTAAAAAAAAATTTTCAAGAAATCGTAGATTACAATTTTACAGCAAGTTTAGAAAAACAATTTGATAATATTGCAAAAGGAGAAGTATCCTGGAATAAAATTATTAAAAATTTTTATGATGAATTTCACAAAAAAATAGAACATGTAAAAAAAAATGTAGATAAAATTCATAAAATTCGTTTTTTAGGTATGGATCCAAGATCTAATAAAAAAGTTTTTTCTAAAATAGCTCGTTTTGGTCCTATTGTTCAAATGGGAGAATTTAAAGATAAAGAAAAACCAAAATTTTCTCCTTTATTAATTCATCAAAAAATTGATACAATATCTTTACAGGATGCTTTAAAACTTTTAGAACTACCTAAATCTTTAGGATTATTTGAAGAATATGAAATACTTTTAAAAGTGAATAAATATAATATTTATATTAAACATAAGAATCAATCAATTCCTATTGAAGAAAAAATTTTTTTTGATTCATTGAGTTTAGAAAAAGCTATTAATATTATATTAATAAGTAGAAAAAAAAATAGTTAA